The Ruania halotolerans genome contains the following window.
CGATCACCCGCTGGCGCCACGGCAGCTGACCGAAGAGTTCCACGGGAGGGAAGGGAATGTGGTCGAAGAAGCCGATCCGCACGTCCGGGCGCAGCCGGCGCAACATCTCCGGTACCAGCTGCAGCTGATAGTCCTGCACCCACACGGTGGCAGACTGCGCGGCTACGCCGGCGGCCGCCTCGGCGAAGCGCTTGTTCACCTCCACATAGGAGTTCCACCAGATCCGGTGGAACTGTGGTTCGACGATCACGTCGTGGTAGAGCGGCCAGAGCGTGGCGTTGGAGAAGCCCTCGTAGTACTCGGTCACCTCCTTGGCACTCAAGGGGACCGGTACGAGCTGCATCCCGTCGGCCTCGAAGGGGTCGAGGGACTGGTCGGCGGAACCGGACCATCCCACCCACGCGCCGTCCTGGGATTGCATCACCGGGGCGAGGGCTGTGACGAGCCCCCCGGGGGAAGTGGTCCAGGAGATCTCACCGTCGGCATCGGTACGGATGTCGACCGGGAGGCGGTTGGCAACGACGACGAACTCGTGTGTTCCGCTCATGTTCCTTACATCACTCATCGAGGACGGGCTTCCAGGTTACCGGCGCCGCGCGGGACGGGCAGCCGCACGCCACGTTCACCCATCGGGTGGAGTCTCCCGTTCGGGTGGTGCCCTCCCCGCCTCTAGGCCGCTGGTGGCGTAGGTTCGGGATATGGGCGAGCAGGCCGCTGGCGGAGAACCGATGCGCGAGGTCGGCGGCTACCGCCTGCTCCGCGTGCTCGGCTCCGGAGGCATGGGCACGGTCTACGAGGCCGTGGACGCCGAGGACCGGCACGTCGCGGTGAAGCTCCTGCATCCTGCATTCAGCGCCGACGATGCCGCCCGGGAAAGGCTGCGCCGGGAGGTCGCCACCCTGCATCGGGTGCGCGGCGAGCATGTGGCGCGGGTGCTGGACGCCGAGGCAGATTCCGCTGAGGCGTTCATCGTGACCGAGTTGATCAATGGGCAATCGTTGGAGGAGTCCGTACGCGAGCACGGACCCTTGGATGCCGAGGAGCTCACCGAGCTCGCCGACGGGTTGGCCACGGCGCTGGAGGCGATCCATGCCGTCGGGGTGGTGCACCGTGATCTGAAGCCCGGCAACGTGATGCTCACTGACGACGGCCCCGTGGTGATCGACTTCGGCATCTCCCAGCTCGCGGACGATCCCCGGTTGACCCGCGCCGGAATGGTCACCGGGACCCCCGGGTATGTGGATCCGGAGGTGATGCGCGGAGCCGATCCCGGCCACGTGGGGGATTGGTGGGGGTGGGCTGCTGTGCTCGTGTTCGCTGCCACTGGGCGAGGCCCGTTCGGGCGCGGCCCAGGGGTGTTGTTGCGCGTGGAATCGGGCCGGGTGGACACCGACGGGCTGGCGCCCCGGGTGGCGCAAGTGCTGCGCCGGGCACTACATCCCGATCCGGAGCGACGGATGAAGCCTGCGTCGGTGCGGCAGGCGCTCGCCGATCATGCGGCCGGGCGTGAGGTGACCTCACTGCTGAGCGAATCCGATGCCGCCGCCTTCGGTGCCGGTGCCGCGGCTGGCAGTGTCGCGGCGACGGATCGGCTGGATCCCGACGATCGCACCGATGTGGTGGACGGGTCCTGGGTCGATGACGTCGATGACTTCAGTGATGAGGACGCCTTCGCTGAATCGGTCGGACCGCTTCCGCCGACCATCCCGCCTGGGGCCCCGGGCGGGACTCCCCATGACGCAGGCTTCTCGCACACCGCCGTGATGCCGCAGGGCATGCGGGAGCAGTACCCCCCGACGGCGGCCGGCTGGGATTTGCCGGCGCCCTCGCCTGGGCCTGCCTACGGTATGGCGGGTCAGGGTGAGATGGTGGGCTTCGGTGGGATGCCTCCGGGCGTGGACCCTCCGGTGCCCGGTGCGGATGCCGACGGTGCCCCGACGGCGTGGCCCAGTTGGGCGACGCCGGCACCGGCTCGCAGTGGGCTCACTCTGGCGTGGTTCGCGGCTCTTGCCCTCCTCGGTGCGCTGTACCCCTCGCTCGTGTTGCTCGCTGCCGTGGCCCTGATGATCGTGTTCGGCTCGGTGGGATCAGCTGGGCGCGCACTTCGGCAGCGGCGGATGCGGCGCGGCAAGGGGCGCTGGGACGTGCCGATGGCCACTGTCTCCTACCCTCTGCATCTGGTGCTCGGGATCCTGCTGACGTTGCCCGGGGTGATCGTGGCGGCGGCCGGTGCGGTGATCGTGTGGGTGCTCGGCGCGCAGACCGTGCCGATGGAGTACCTCGTGCCGGTCGCGGTGGCGGTCGCATTGCTGTTGCTGTGGTGGACGCCCTCGAGTGCGAGCGCGCGCGAGGGGCAGCGTTCGGTGCTGCGCCGGATCGCCCCACCGGGAGCGGCGGCAGCGGTGTGGGTGTTGCTCGCCTGCGGGGTGGGCGTGACGGCGCTCGCGATCCTGTTGCTGGGCGGTGGCGTGGTGGAGTGGTCGCCGGCGCCCGCGCCACCGACGGAGTTCTTCTGAGGGTGGCGCCGTCAGCCCCCTCGGCGGAACGCCGAAGCCCGCGTATCCTTGCAGCCATGCTCGGTATCTCCGCTCCCTTCTCGCGCGCTCTCGTGCGCCTGCGAAGTCGCGGTGCCGGCTGGGGTCCGAGTGCCCTCTCCCCGGCGGCGCTGGTCTCGATCCTGACGGGATGGTCGGCGCTCTCGGTGGTGCTCGGCCGGGTACTTCTGCCGGCTGAGTGTGTCCGGGCCGAGGGCATGATCGGGTTCGTTGCCGCGAACCTCGCACAGATGCGTTCGGTGGCCGAATGCCCCGCAGGGACCCTCGGGTACGGCCCGCACACGGCCGCGGTGGTGGCAGGTTTCGGAACTCTCCTGGCCGCTGCGGTGACCGCTCACCTGGCCGCCTCCGGCCTCACCTATTGGCTGGCGCGCGCGGCACGGACCGCGCACGAGGTGCTGGCCGCCCTCGGTACCCGGCTTCCGCGGGCCGTGACCCGCGCCGCGGCCACGCCTCGCCCCCGGATGCGGACGTGGGCGGCCACAGCCGCGCTCCGGTCCATGCTCGTTCAGCCGGTCTGGCGCCGGGGTCCGCCGGTGCTCGTCTGAGCACCTCACCCCCTCACCTCGGACCCGCAGGCCGCTCGAGGCGGCCGGACAAGGACTTTCGCATGGCACAGAACAGCAAGACGACCAAGACTGAGCGCCGCGAGGCGGCGCGCCTGGAGGCCGAACGCCTCCGCAAGATCCATGCCAAGCGCGACAAGCGCAACCGCGGCATCCTGATCGGCGTGATCGTGCTGGTGGTGGCCCTCATCGCCACGGCAGCCATCCTGATCGCCCAGCAGGCCGGCCGCACGCTGCTGTCGGATTTCGAGGGCGAGACGCCAGCCGGCGCCGACCTGCACGGCGGTATCTCCATTGGCGCCGAGGGTGCGGGCTCGGTGAATGAGGGCGCCCCCGAGGTGGACATCTATGTCGACTTCATCTGCCCGTTCTGCGGCGACTTCGAAGAGGTCAACGGGTCAGATGTGGCCGATGCTGCCGCCAGCGGCGATGCGACCGTGATCTACCACCCGCTCAACTACCTCGACGGGGCCTCGAGTGGCACCGAGTACTCCACCCGTGCGGCGAACGCCTTCGCCACCGTAGCCACCGAGGCTCCCGAGCAGGCGCTCGACTTTATGGCGGCGATGTTCGCGAACCAGCCGGCTGAGGGATCCGCCGGTCTCACCGATGAGGAGATCGCGCAGATCGCGGTGGACGCTGGTGTGCCGCAGGAGGCGGCCGACTCCATCTCGGAGGGCACCTACCGCGAATGGATCGCGGTGGCCTCTGATCAGGCGCGCCGGGACGGTATCGGGTCCACACCCACCATCCAGATCAACGGCGACGACTGGGATGAGAACTGGCAGGTTCCAGGCACGCTCTTGACTGCGATTCAGGACGCCGCTTGAGCCGAACCCGCCCCGCCGGTTTCACCCCGGCGGGGCGGGGATGGCAGACTCGTCTCGCCCGGCCTCAGCGCCGGGTGCGCCACCTTAGCTCAGCTGGTAGAGCACCCGCCTTGTAAGCGGACGGTCGTCGGTTCGAATCCGACAGGTGGCTCCATCCCGGTTGCCTGTGGGCAGCCACGACGTACGGTAGGGCCGTGACTGAGACAACCACACCACCTGCTCCTGCCCTCGCCTATGTGATCGCCGGTTCCGAGGCGACCGGCGGTGCCGGCATTCAGGCGGACCTGAAGACGTTCCAGGCGCTCGGTGCCTACGGGTTCGGCACGTTGACCTGCATCGTCTCCTTCGACCCGAAGAACGCGTGGGGGCACCGGTTCGTGCCGGTGGATCCACAGGTGATCGCCGACCAGATCGAGGTCGCCGTGGCCGCCCACGCCCCAGAGGTGGTCAAGATCGGGATGCTCGGAACGCCCGCCACGATCGAGACCGTGGCGGACTCCCTCACTCAGCACACCTGGCGGCACGTGGTGCTCGATCCGGTACTGATCTGCAAGGGGCAGGAGCCCGGTGCCGCCCTGGACACCGACAACGCCCTGAAGGATCGGATCCTGCCACTGGCCACCGTGGTGACCCCGAACGTGTTCGAGGCCCGCACGCTTGCCGGGATGGAGCGGCTCCAGTCCGTGGACGATCTGATCGAGGCCGCCCGGCGCATCCACGCCCTCGGCCCCGCGTACGTGATCGCCAAGGGCGGCGTGGAACTGGAGGGGCCGGACGCCGTCGACGTGCTCTACGACGGAACACAGACCACGGTGGTGAGCACGCCGAAGATCGGCCAGGAGCGGGTCAGTGGTGCCGGGTGCACGTTCGCCGCGGCCGTGACGGCGGAGCTCGCCAAGGGCACCGAGATCACCGAGGCCGTGCGGGTGGCCAAGCAGCTGGTGACCCAGGGCATCCTGGACCGGCTCGCCTCCCACGCCCCGTTCGACGCGGTGCGGATCGTGGCCGGATCGGAGCGTGCGGCAGCCGACCTCGTTCAGGTCCGGACTCACTGACGACCCGTCTACGCTCGCTCCATGCGACCCGAACACCTGGACCTGTTCCGCCAGCCGGGCACACCTGCCGTCCACCCGAGCGGTGCGTGGGCCGTGGTGGCGATTGCGCAGCCCGATACCGACTCCGATTCGTATCGCTCGGCCCTGTGGCGCCTTGAACTGACCGGTGGTGCGCTGCGCCCATTCACCTATGGGCCCGGCGACTCCGAGCCGGTGTTCTCCCCGGACGGGAGGTGGCTCGCGTTCGTGCGCGCCGCCCAAGGCGAGAAACCTCAGCTCGCCCTGTTGCCGTCCGACGGCGGTGCACCCCTCGTGCTCACCGCGCACCCGAACGGGGTGTCCGGGCGGCCGGTGTTCTCGCCGGATTCCTCCCGCCTCGCGTATACGGCCCGGGTCCCCGAGGAGGGACGGTATGGCACTGCCGACGGCGTGGGTTCCGAGGCGGAGGCACCGCGCCACATCACCCGGCTCACCTACCGGATGGACGGGGCGGGGTTCTACGGTGACCGTCCGCAGCACGTCTTCGTGGCGGATGTGCCCGCCGCAGGCAATCCGCTGCTGGACCCGCTGGCCGATCCGCCGGCGAGGGAGTTTGAGCGCAACGGCGGGCCTGGACGCAACGACGAGCCTGGGCGGAACGACGAGCCTGGGCGGAACGACGAGCCTGGGCGGAACGACGAGCCTGGGCGGAACGACGAGCCTGGGCGGAACGACGGACCTGAGCGGAACGGCGAGGCGGAGCGGAACAAGGGCGTTGAGCGGTCATCCGATCCGCTCGGCGTACCCGGCATCGTAGTCACGCAGGTGACCAGTGATCCGGTGGATCACCGCGCACCGGTGTGGACGCCGGACGGTTCCGCGGTGCTGGTCGTGCGGGCGCGTCCTGATGCGATCGCCGGGGACCTGGTGCTGCATCGGGTGCAGCCGCACTCGGCCGGCACGGTGCTCGACGTCGAGACTCTCGTGCCGGGTGCGGCGGCGTTCGGGCCCGATGGTGAGCTGTGGTTGCTGCTCACCGACCAGGGCCCGGACCGGATCGACTTCGTCGGCCGCTCACCGGCGCTGTACCGGGCTCGCTTCGACGGGTCCGCGCTGACCGGCCTGGAGCGGCTCACCGACCCCGCGACGCAGACCCTGGCAGGCGTCCTCGAGCCGGTCTCCGGGGGAGTGCTGCTGGTCGGTGTGGACCGCGGAACCGGCCCCGTGCTCCGGTGGCGTGATGGGGATCTGTCGGTCGCCCTCGACGGCGCTGTGGACGCCTCGGCGGTGGCGGCCGTCGGCACCGATGGCGCCGCCCTGGTGACGGCCTCAGGCGTGAACTCCGTGGGGGACCTGTGGCTGCTCCCAGCTGACGGACGTGACCCGCGGCAGCTCACTGACCTCTCCGCGCGGCTGCGCGCCGAGGCGGGTGTGTTCGAACCGATCGCACTGGAGACCACGGCGAAGGATGGCTACCCGGTGCACGGGTGGGTGGCACTGCCGCCCGCTCCTGGCCCGCACCCGGTCCTCCTCCTCATCCACGGCGGCCCCGCGGCCCAATACAGCCCGACCTTCTTCGACGAGGTGCAGACCTATGCCCAGGCGGGCTACGCCGTCGTGTTCTGCAACCCGAGGGGATCGCTCGGATACGGCGAGGAGCATGCGCGGGCGATCATCGGTGGGTTCGGAGACCGGGACGCTGCCGACATTCTCGCGTTCCTGGATGCGGCGCTGGCGGAACACCCGCAACTCGATGCCGACCGGGTGGGGGTGCTCGGCGGCTCTTACG
Protein-coding sequences here:
- a CDS encoding DsbA family protein, which encodes MAQNSKTTKTERREAARLEAERLRKIHAKRDKRNRGILIGVIVLVVALIATAAILIAQQAGRTLLSDFEGETPAGADLHGGISIGAEGAGSVNEGAPEVDIYVDFICPFCGDFEEVNGSDVADAAASGDATVIYHPLNYLDGASSGTEYSTRAANAFATVATEAPEQALDFMAAMFANQPAEGSAGLTDEEIAQIAVDAGVPQEAADSISEGTYREWIAVASDQARRDGIGSTPTIQINGDDWDENWQVPGTLLTAIQDAA
- a CDS encoding S9 family peptidase, whose amino-acid sequence is MRPEHLDLFRQPGTPAVHPSGAWAVVAIAQPDTDSDSYRSALWRLELTGGALRPFTYGPGDSEPVFSPDGRWLAFVRAAQGEKPQLALLPSDGGAPLVLTAHPNGVSGRPVFSPDSSRLAYTARVPEEGRYGTADGVGSEAEAPRHITRLTYRMDGAGFYGDRPQHVFVADVPAAGNPLLDPLADPPAREFERNGGPGRNDEPGRNDEPGRNDEPGRNDEPGRNDEPGRNDGPERNGEAERNKGVERSSDPLGVPGIVVTQVTSDPVDHRAPVWTPDGSAVLVVRARPDAIAGDLVLHRVQPHSAGTVLDVETLVPGAAAFGPDGELWLLLTDQGPDRIDFVGRSPALYRARFDGSALTGLERLTDPATQTLAGVLEPVSGGVLLVGVDRGTGPVLRWRDGDLSVALDGAVDASAVAAVGTDGAALVTASGVNSVGDLWLLPADGRDPRQLTDLSARLRAEAGVFEPIALETTAKDGYPVHGWVALPPAPGPHPVLLLIHGGPAAQYSPTFFDEVQTYAQAGYAVVFCNPRGSLGYGEEHARAIIGGFGDRDAADILAFLDAALAEHPQLDADRVGVLGGSYGGYMAAWLTTRTDQFAAAIVERGFLDPVSFVGSADIGWFFPHAYLGTDPAQIAAQSPMAHVDRVRTPTLVIHSEQDWRCPVEQGQRWFTELRLRDVEAELLLFPGEGHELSRSGRPKHRVARFEHILRWWERHLPVG
- a CDS encoding serine/threonine-protein kinase encodes the protein MGEQAAGGEPMREVGGYRLLRVLGSGGMGTVYEAVDAEDRHVAVKLLHPAFSADDAARERLRREVATLHRVRGEHVARVLDAEADSAEAFIVTELINGQSLEESVREHGPLDAEELTELADGLATALEAIHAVGVVHRDLKPGNVMLTDDGPVVIDFGISQLADDPRLTRAGMVTGTPGYVDPEVMRGADPGHVGDWWGWAAVLVFAATGRGPFGRGPGVLLRVESGRVDTDGLAPRVAQVLRRALHPDPERRMKPASVRQALADHAAGREVTSLLSESDAAAFGAGAAAGSVAATDRLDPDDRTDVVDGSWVDDVDDFSDEDAFAESVGPLPPTIPPGAPGGTPHDAGFSHTAVMPQGMREQYPPTAAGWDLPAPSPGPAYGMAGQGEMVGFGGMPPGVDPPVPGADADGAPTAWPSWATPAPARSGLTLAWFAALALLGALYPSLVLLAAVALMIVFGSVGSAGRALRQRRMRRGKGRWDVPMATVSYPLHLVLGILLTLPGVIVAAAGAVIVWVLGAQTVPMEYLVPVAVAVALLLLWWTPSSASAREGQRSVLRRIAPPGAAAAVWVLLACGVGVTALAILLLGGGVVEWSPAPAPPTEFF
- the thiD gene encoding bifunctional hydroxymethylpyrimidine kinase/phosphomethylpyrimidine kinase codes for the protein MTETTTPPAPALAYVIAGSEATGGAGIQADLKTFQALGAYGFGTLTCIVSFDPKNAWGHRFVPVDPQVIADQIEVAVAAHAPEVVKIGMLGTPATIETVADSLTQHTWRHVVLDPVLICKGQEPGAALDTDNALKDRILPLATVVTPNVFEARTLAGMERLQSVDDLIEAARRIHALGPAYVIAKGGVELEGPDAVDVLYDGTQTTVVSTPKIGQERVSGAGCTFAAAVTAELAKGTEITEAVRVAKQLVTQGILDRLASHAPFDAVRIVAGSERAAADLVQVRTH